A window from bacterium encodes these proteins:
- a CDS encoding MFS transporter, translating into MPLSNDVLALLRTPKFWRFQLGSIAASFAQAMFGTAIGWDLYERTHSAFLLGLVGLVQFIPVVLLALPAGQVVDRYDRSRVLMGAIALHVVGVLGLVAATHLGAPLPVFYACLFLSGVAQAFSGPARAAILPRLVPKELLARAVTWNTTAWQLTYLIGPALAGLFIGATRRADTIYLFDAVACIFFLLMLAGLKAPPLQSNKQAPTWTDALVGLKFVMRTELMLGAITLDMFAVLLGGAVVLLPVFAKDVLAVGPQGLGWLIAAPSLGAALTSIVLSALPPIRRNGPVLLWGVAGFGLATVGFALARDPLLAWTMLFLTGVCDTLSVVIRVNLATILTPDEMRGRVEAVHRIFIGTSNELGGFESGVTAAWWGPVRSVLFGGIGTLLVVGMVAWRSPALRRLGVIKAEEAPHAASVSS; encoded by the coding sequence ATGCCCTTATCCAACGACGTTCTGGCCCTGCTGCGCACCCCCAAGTTCTGGCGTTTCCAGCTGGGGTCGATCGCTGCCTCTTTCGCCCAGGCCATGTTCGGCACCGCCATCGGCTGGGATCTCTACGAGCGGACCCATAGCGCCTTCTTGCTCGGTCTGGTCGGCCTCGTGCAGTTCATCCCGGTCGTGCTGCTCGCCTTGCCCGCCGGGCAGGTGGTCGATCGCTACGACCGCAGCCGCGTCCTGATGGGGGCGATCGCCCTCCACGTCGTGGGCGTGCTGGGCCTGGTGGCGGCGACGCACCTCGGCGCACCGCTTCCCGTCTTCTACGCGTGCCTCTTCTTGAGCGGGGTGGCCCAGGCCTTCTCGGGCCCCGCCCGCGCCGCCATCTTGCCCAGGCTCGTGCCCAAGGAGCTGCTCGCGCGGGCCGTCACCTGGAACACGACCGCCTGGCAGCTCACCTACTTGATCGGCCCGGCGCTCGCGGGCCTCTTCATCGGGGCGACGCGGCGGGCCGACACCATCTACCTCTTCGACGCGGTTGCTTGTATCTTCTTCCTCCTGATGCTCGCGGGCCTCAAGGCCCCGCCGCTCCAGTCGAACAAGCAGGCACCGACCTGGACCGATGCCCTGGTGGGCTTGAAGTTCGTCATGCGGACCGAGCTGATGCTCGGGGCCATCACCCTCGACATGTTCGCGGTGCTGCTGGGCGGGGCCGTGGTGCTGTTGCCGGTCTTCGCCAAGGACGTGCTCGCGGTCGGCCCTCAGGGCTTGGGCTGGCTGATCGCGGCCCCCTCGCTCGGGGCGGCCCTTACGAGCATCGTCCTCTCGGCGCTGCCGCCCATCCGGCGCAACGGGCCGGTCCTGCTCTGGGGGGTGGCGGGCTTCGGTCTCGCCACGGTGGGCTTCGCCCTGGCGCGGGACCCGCTGCTCGCCTGGACCATGCTCTTTTTGACCGGGGTCTGCGACACGCTGAGCGTGGTCATCCGGGTCAACCTCGCCACCATCCTGACCCCCGACGAGATGCGGGGCCGGGTCGAGGCGGTCCATCGCATCTTCATCGGCACCTCCAACGAGCTGGGCGGCTTCGAGTCGGGGGTGACGGCCGCATGGTGGGGGCCGGTGCGTTCGGTTCTCTTCGGAGGGATCGGGACGCTGTTGGTCGTGGGCATGGTCGCGTGGCGATCGCCCGCGCTGCGCCGGCTCGGCGTCATCAAGGCCGAGGAGGCGCCTCACGCTGCCTCTGTTTCGTCGTGA
- a CDS encoding zinc-regulated TonB-dependent outer membrane receptor: MHFESRPLTALGLAFGLWAAAAPALAQAPAEAPVDDQDVADILDALTHDAPAPQAAPIRPQGAQSMNPDLSFILDGSLAGFSRTPDQRGGHDPSKNGFNLQQLELSVRSVVDPFWRFDGNLVFSQYGVEVEEAYATTTALPHDLQLRAGQFLTRFGRLNPTHPHAWEFVDQPLVLGKFFGGEGNRGLGTELSWLSPLPWYLEVVGSATEAGGASTARSFFGGQDLGVQGPLDLQYTGAIKQFFPLSDAWSLSWGLSGATGPNSSGRSNRSDIYGTDLYLKYRPATSGDPTVIGLTCEALARRRQVPGAVLGDMGGYASAFWKFDPSWAVAARYESVTGTANDPLDPEWTGGRQRASANLTYWPSEFTRIRLQGSADVRRWVSEPTYAAMLAFETVIGAHGAHAF; encoded by the coding sequence ATGCACTTCGAGTCACGCCCGCTGACGGCGCTCGGCTTGGCCTTCGGGCTTTGGGCCGCCGCCGCGCCCGCCCTGGCCCAGGCCCCGGCCGAGGCCCCCGTCGATGACCAAGACGTCGCCGACATCCTGGACGCCCTGACCCACGACGCTCCCGCCCCGCAGGCCGCCCCGATCCGCCCCCAGGGCGCCCAGAGCATGAACCCCGATCTCAGCTTCATCCTGGACGGATCGCTCGCGGGCTTCAGCCGCACGCCCGACCAGCGCGGCGGGCACGACCCTTCCAAGAACGGCTTCAACCTCCAGCAGCTGGAGCTGAGTGTTCGCTCGGTCGTCGACCCCTTCTGGCGCTTCGACGGCAACCTGGTCTTCAGCCAGTACGGCGTCGAAGTCGAGGAGGCCTACGCCACCACGACCGCGCTGCCCCACGACCTGCAGCTGCGCGCGGGCCAGTTCCTCACCCGCTTCGGCCGCCTCAACCCCACCCACCCCCACGCCTGGGAATTCGTCGACCAGCCCCTGGTGCTCGGCAAGTTCTTCGGAGGCGAAGGCAACCGCGGCCTCGGCACCGAGCTCTCGTGGCTCTCGCCCCTGCCCTGGTACCTGGAGGTCGTGGGCTCGGCCACCGAGGCGGGCGGCGCCTCCACCGCGCGCTCCTTCTTCGGCGGCCAGGACCTGGGGGTGCAGGGACCGCTCGATCTCCAGTACACCGGCGCCATCAAGCAATTCTTCCCCCTGAGCGACGCCTGGTCCCTCTCGTGGGGCCTGTCGGGAGCCACCGGCCCCAACAGCAGCGGCCGTTCCAACCGTAGCGACATCTACGGCACCGACCTGTACCTCAAGTACCGGCCCGCCACGAGCGGGGATCCCACCGTCATCGGGCTGACCTGCGAGGCCCTCGCCCGTCGCCGCCAGGTACCCGGCGCGGTGCTCGGCGACATGGGTGGCTACGCCTCGGCCTTCTGGAAGTTCGACCCCAGCTGGGCGGTCGCCGCCCGCTACGAATCGGTCACGGGCACGGCGAACGACCCCTTGGATCCCGAGTGGACCGGGGGCCGCCAGCGCGCGAGCGCCAACCTGACCTACTGGCCGAGCGAGTTCACGCGGATCCGGCTGCAGGGCAGCGCGGATGTGCGCCGCTGGGTGAGTGAGCCGACCTATGCCGCCATGCTCGCCTTCGAGACCGTCATCGGGGCGCACGGCGCCCACGCCTTCTAA
- a CDS encoding RNA-binding protein: MTNKLFIAGLAFAATDEDLRAHFARVGDVVSARIARDRETQRSRGFGFVEMATPELAQKAIETLDGTLLSGRAITVKVSEPQERRPAGGPSRY; this comes from the coding sequence ATGACCAACAAGCTCTTCATCGCCGGCCTGGCCTTCGCCGCCACCGACGAGGACCTCCGCGCCCACTTCGCCCGGGTAGGCGACGTGGTCTCGGCGCGCATCGCGCGCGATCGCGAGACCCAGCGCTCACGTGGCTTCGGCTTCGTCGAGATGGCCACCCCCGAGCTCGCCCAGAAGGCGATCGAGACCCTTGACGGGACCTTGCTCTCCGGCCGCGCCATCACCGTCAAGGTCTCGGAGCCGCAGGAGCGCCGCCCGGCAGGCGGTCCTAGCCGCTACTGA
- a CDS encoding zinc ABC transporter substrate-binding protein → MRNWITGLLFGGLVALTPLAAEAKVKVVTSLPTLAAIAREVGGDDVEVTSLANPNQDAHFVDARPNLALALNKADLLVVVGLELETGWLPTLLTGSRNGRIQPGGNGYLDASTLVPLKQIPQQKIDRGMGDIHPGGNPHYLTDPRNGGRVAVGIANKLASLDPANAAAFKRRANALKAGADALAGSQSKRFADLQVIERHVVTYHNSWIYFLDWLNLIAIGTIEPKPGISPDPGHVAWLLGHMRKVHADVIMQEAYYPTRIGSLLASKAPATLVVLPGGADFAKGQTYLDYVKELADKTYAAIVKDTGR, encoded by the coding sequence ATGCGTAACTGGATCACAGGCCTCCTCTTCGGCGGCCTCGTCGCCCTCACCCCCCTTGCGGCCGAGGCCAAGGTCAAGGTGGTCACGAGCCTGCCCACGCTGGCTGCGATCGCACGCGAGGTCGGCGGCGACGACGTCGAGGTGACCTCGCTCGCCAACCCCAACCAGGACGCCCACTTCGTGGACGCGCGCCCCAACCTGGCCCTGGCCCTCAACAAGGCCGACCTGCTCGTGGTCGTCGGCCTCGAGCTCGAAACCGGCTGGCTGCCCACGCTGCTCACCGGCTCGCGCAACGGCCGGATCCAGCCCGGCGGCAACGGCTACCTCGACGCCTCCACCCTCGTCCCCCTCAAGCAGATCCCCCAGCAGAAGATCGACCGCGGGATGGGCGACATCCACCCGGGCGGCAACCCTCACTACCTGACGGACCCGCGCAACGGCGGCCGCGTGGCCGTGGGGATCGCCAACAAGCTCGCGAGCCTCGATCCGGCGAACGCGGCGGCCTTCAAGCGCCGCGCCAACGCCCTCAAGGCGGGCGCGGACGCCCTCGCCGGCAGCCAGAGCAAGCGCTTTGCAGATCTCCAGGTCATCGAGCGGCACGTGGTCACCTACCACAACTCGTGGATCTACTTCCTCGACTGGCTGAACCTGATCGCCATCGGCACCATCGAGCCCAAGCCCGGCATCTCGCCCGATCCCGGCCATGTGGCATGGCTCCTCGGCCACATGCGCAAGGTCCACGCGGACGTGATCATGCAAGAGGCCTACTACCCGACCCGCATCGGCAGCCTGCTCGCGAGCAAGGCCCCGGCCACGCTCGTCGTGCTGCCCGGCGGCGCCGACTTCGCAAAGGGTCAGACCTACCTCGACTACGTCAAGGAGCTCGCGGACAAGACCTACGCCGCCATCGTCAAGGACACCGGCCGATGA
- a CDS encoding VOC family protein gives MSMHYLHTKLRVRDLDSALRFYESSFGYQLRSRRPGPEGSEIAFISLPGEAAELQLCQYPGDEAFAVPARMMHLAFKVEDIEAAVQALQAAGASLQSGPYAIPSGSRVAFLRDLDGYDLELVQKSK, from the coding sequence TTGAGCATGCACTATCTTCACACCAAACTCCGCGTCCGCGACCTTGATTCGGCTTTGCGGTTCTACGAAAGCTCTTTCGGTTACCAGCTGCGCAGCCGGCGGCCGGGGCCGGAAGGCAGCGAGATCGCCTTCATCTCCCTGCCCGGAGAGGCCGCGGAGCTGCAGCTGTGCCAGTACCCGGGCGACGAGGCCTTCGCGGTGCCCGCGCGGATGATGCACCTGGCTTTCAAGGTCGAGGACATCGAGGCGGCGGTCCAGGCGCTACAGGCGGCGGGCGCTTCGCTCCAGTCGGGACCCTATGCCATTCCCTCGGGCTCTCGCGTGGCCTTCCTGCGCGATCTCGACGGCTACGACCTGGAGCTGGTCCAGAAGAGCAAGTAG
- a CDS encoding MmcQ/YjbR family DNA-binding protein, with the protein MKGMSVPQDFLAAIRTICLALPEAEAYVMHDHPAFRVGKKPFVIMGEDDFSLKVPILDQPLYLEDPRFTLTHYIGRHGWVTMKPGSQADWDEIPRLIGISYRQAAPKRLLKTLGESR; encoded by the coding sequence ATGAAGGGAATGAGCGTGCCGCAGGACTTCCTGGCGGCGATTCGCACCATCTGCCTGGCGCTACCCGAGGCCGAAGCGTACGTCATGCACGATCACCCGGCCTTTAGGGTGGGCAAGAAGCCGTTCGTCATCATGGGCGAGGACGACTTCAGCCTCAAGGTGCCGATCCTGGACCAGCCGCTGTACCTGGAGGATCCGCGCTTCACCTTGACCCACTACATCGGCCGCCACGGCTGGGTCACCATGAAGCCTGGTAGCCAGGCGGACTGGGACGAGATTCCGCGCCTGATCGGCATCAGCTACCGGCAGGCGGCCCCCAAGCGCCTGCTGAAGACGCTCGGGGAATCGCGCTAG
- a CDS encoding aminopeptidase 1: MTTSRLLPALLAAMLGVSASPALAQQAATPPAASWLKMSDAERRAADELAQAYMRFLKAAKIPLHRTQYLTTELAKTGFKPFGPSSAWQPGAKYYLVNRDRALMAVVVGKKPLKAGVRLIGAHLDSPRLDLRLKPLKTVEGFGMLKTQPYGGIKRYQWSNLPLALVGQVARKDGKLVDVSIGMQPNDPVFILPDLAPHVDKEFRGRSVEDVFKGEELSTIAASVPDGSGDLKKAVMGELNKRYGLDEEDFISSELALVPAQEPREVGLDRMLIGSYGQDDGLCSFVGINALQQLKGTPEYTSIVYLVDHEEVGNINTTGVRSRFFVSALERFANRELGREASSEYISTLLENSEAISADVSQAINPNFPGTEDPHNTARLGQGFTVKTMKPGFDATPAFRGRLRRMLADQRISWQTYAYKVDGGGGATIGAQLQELNMDVVDVGAPLLAMHGTFELSSKADLHALNRFFDAYFSAP, translated from the coding sequence ATGACCACTTCCCGCCTCCTTCCCGCTCTGCTTGCCGCCATGCTCGGTGTTTCGGCCTCGCCGGCCCTCGCGCAGCAGGCCGCCACGCCGCCCGCAGCCTCCTGGCTCAAGATGAGCGACGCGGAGCGCCGCGCGGCCGATGAGCTGGCTCAGGCCTACATGCGCTTCTTGAAGGCGGCCAAGATCCCGCTCCACCGGACCCAGTACCTGACGACCGAGCTCGCCAAGACCGGCTTCAAGCCCTTCGGGCCGTCTTCCGCCTGGCAGCCCGGGGCCAAGTACTACCTGGTCAACCGCGATCGCGCCCTGATGGCCGTGGTGGTCGGCAAGAAGCCCCTCAAGGCGGGGGTGCGCTTGATCGGCGCCCACCTGGACTCGCCGCGCCTGGATCTGCGCCTCAAGCCCCTCAAGACGGTCGAGGGCTTCGGCATGCTCAAGACCCAGCCCTACGGCGGCATCAAGCGCTACCAGTGGTCCAACCTGCCGCTGGCGCTCGTCGGTCAGGTGGCGCGCAAGGACGGTAAGCTGGTGGACGTCTCCATCGGGATGCAGCCCAACGATCCGGTCTTCATCCTGCCGGATCTGGCCCCGCACGTGGACAAGGAGTTCCGCGGCCGCAGCGTCGAGGACGTCTTCAAGGGCGAGGAGCTGAGCACCATCGCGGCTTCGGTGCCGGACGGCAGCGGCGATCTCAAGAAGGCCGTCATGGGCGAGCTGAACAAGCGCTACGGCCTGGACGAGGAGGACTTCATCTCCTCGGAGCTCGCCCTGGTACCTGCCCAGGAACCGCGCGAGGTGGGCCTCGACCGCATGCTGATCGGCTCTTACGGTCAGGACGACGGGCTGTGCTCGTTCGTCGGGATCAACGCCCTCCAGCAGCTGAAGGGCACGCCCGAGTACACCTCGATCGTCTACCTGGTGGACCACGAGGAGGTCGGCAACATCAACACCACCGGCGTGCGCAGTCGCTTCTTCGTCTCGGCGCTCGAACGCTTCGCGAACCGAGAGCTTGGGCGCGAGGCGTCCAGCGAGTACATCTCGACCCTGCTCGAGAACTCCGAGGCCATCTCGGCGGACGTGTCGCAGGCCATCAACCCCAACTTCCCCGGGACCGAGGACCCTCACAACACCGCGCGCCTGGGCCAGGGCTTCACCGTCAAGACTATGAAGCCCGGCTTCGACGCGACCCCGGCCTTCCGTGGCCGTCTGCGCCGGATGCTCGCCGACCAGCGCATTTCCTGGCAGACCTACGCCTACAAGGTCGACGGCGGGGGCGGGGCCACCATCGGCGCCCAGCTCCAGGAGCTGAACATGGACGTGGTGGACGTGGGAGCGCCCTTGCTCGCCATGCACGGCACCTTCGAGCTCTCCTCGAAGGCGGATCTCCACGCTCTCAACCGCTTCTTCGACGCCTACTTCAGCGCACCCTAG
- a CDS encoding DUF5069 domain-containing protein — MALDLKTQVPRSPFDTLEGYAWLPRLIDKARAFYAGTHGDYTPYPCPGDKKFLAYFGLDAQALGDLIKSGMSDAEIADYVKQTTKRTAAEAKAYRDELFLPASNLFMRFVLGLLIRQIVTKAKKERPSLNTSEIDSMAKALCIEEGHPIPLA; from the coding sequence ATGGCCCTCGACCTGAAGACGCAAGTCCCTCGCAGCCCCTTCGACACCCTCGAGGGCTACGCCTGGCTTCCCCGCCTGATCGACAAGGCCCGCGCCTTCTATGCCGGCACCCACGGCGACTACACGCCCTACCCCTGCCCCGGCGACAAGAAGTTCCTCGCGTACTTCGGCCTCGACGCCCAGGCGCTCGGCGACCTCATCAAGAGCGGCATGAGCGACGCGGAAATCGCCGACTACGTGAAGCAGACCACCAAGCGCACCGCCGCCGAGGCCAAGGCCTATCGCGATGAGCTCTTCCTCCCGGCGAGCAACCTCTTCATGCGGTTCGTGCTCGGGCTGCTCATCCGGCAGATCGTCACCAAGGCCAAGAAAGAGCGCCCCAGCCTCAACACCAGCGAGATCGACTCCATGGCCAAGGCCCTCTGCATCGAGGAAGGCCACCCCATCCCACTGGCCTAG
- a CDS encoding zinc-ribbon domain containing protein — MDFQDQQLACDACGGTFTWSCGEQEFFALKGLTQAPKRCLGARRARKNGDHARYEACPFADGARPIPQNRPREHSRAAGAFRSSPRLTPGVLNGTVLKVLQDKGFGFLRGDDDQDYYFNESSLLTLTMHQLSAGSRVSFEAAHSARGLRAQNVCHA; from the coding sequence ATGGACTTTCAAGACCAGCAACTCGCCTGCGACGCCTGCGGCGGCACCTTCACCTGGAGCTGCGGTGAGCAAGAATTCTTTGCCCTCAAGGGCCTTACACAAGCGCCCAAACGATGCCTCGGCGCCCGGCGCGCCCGCAAGAACGGCGACCATGCGCGCTATGAGGCCTGCCCTTTTGCTGACGGCGCGCGTCCGATCCCTCAGAATCGTCCCCGCGAGCATTCGCGTGCAGCCGGTGCGTTCCGTTCGTCCCCTCGCCTGACGCCGGGCGTCCTGAACGGCACGGTCCTCAAGGTCCTGCAGGACAAGGGCTTCGGCTTCTTGCGTGGCGACGACGACCAGGACTACTACTTCAACGAGAGCAGCCTCCTGACCCTGACGATGCACCAGCTCAGCGCAGGTTCGCGAGTCAGCTTCGAGGCCGCCCACTCGGCGCGCGGCCTGCGCGCTCAGAACGTCTGTCACGCCTGA
- the aqpZ gene encoding aquaporin Z, translating into MRKYWAELLGTFVLVFGGVGTAVLAGSKVGFLGVALAFGLSLLAMVYVVGPISGCHVNPAVTFGMYLSRKIGGRDALAYAGAQIVGAILGAGLVYLIARGVPGGYSAAVSGLAANGYGAHSPGGYDLLSAFCAEVVLTFFLVVTVLGATDVKTPPGFAGIPIGLVLTLIHLIGIPVTNTSVNPARSIGPALFVGGWALSQLWLFIVAPLVGAAIAVAVYQGIRSSLFVISTREAETAGERERLAAKPRR; encoded by the coding sequence ATGCGAAAATACTGGGCGGAGTTGCTCGGGACGTTCGTCCTGGTCTTCGGAGGCGTTGGGACGGCCGTCCTGGCCGGCAGCAAGGTTGGGTTTCTCGGCGTAGCATTGGCCTTCGGCCTGTCGCTGCTTGCGATGGTGTACGTGGTGGGCCCCATTTCGGGGTGTCACGTCAATCCGGCCGTGACCTTCGGCATGTACCTGAGCCGCAAGATCGGGGGAAGGGACGCCCTCGCCTACGCGGGTGCCCAGATCGTCGGGGCGATCCTCGGCGCGGGCCTCGTCTACCTCATCGCGCGGGGCGTGCCGGGCGGCTACAGCGCCGCGGTGTCGGGCCTCGCGGCGAACGGCTACGGGGCGCACTCCCCCGGTGGGTACGACTTGCTCTCGGCGTTTTGCGCCGAGGTCGTCCTGACCTTCTTCCTGGTCGTGACGGTGCTCGGGGCCACGGACGTCAAGACGCCGCCGGGCTTCGCGGGCATCCCCATCGGGCTCGTGCTCACGCTCATCCACCTGATCGGGATCCCGGTGACCAACACCTCGGTCAACCCGGCGCGCAGCATCGGGCCCGCGCTCTTCGTCGGAGGCTGGGCCCTGAGCCAGTTGTGGCTGTTCATCGTGGCGCCGCTCGTCGGGGCGGCGATCGCAGTGGCGGTGTACCAGGGGATCCGCTCGTCGCTCTTCGTCATCTCCACCCGCGAGGCCGAGACCGCGGGCGAGCGCGAGCGCCTCGCCGCCAAGCCCCGTCGATAG
- the rpmG gene encoding 50S ribosomal protein L33, giving the protein MAASGTRIIIKLKSTESHVTYVTTKNKRNDPDRLVLRKYDPVVKRHLEFKESK; this is encoded by the coding sequence ATGGCCGCGAGCGGCACTCGGATCATCATCAAGCTGAAGAGCACGGAGAGTCACGTCACCTATGTCACGACCAAGAACAAGCGCAACGACCCGGACCGTCTGGTCCTCAGGAAGTACGACCCGGTCGTCAAGCGCCACCTGGAGTTCAAGGAAAGCAAGTAA
- a CDS encoding metal ABC transporter permease gives MPDVMQPLLDFLNGWELFRDPILCGMGAGAVLGMLGVFIVLRRMVFISAALSQAAGLGVALAFFAQIHLGIAASLADPRLGALVLTLLAAGLLRKEPKGRLSREGLLGMAYLVGAAGTLMVGTRITQEAHDIQAILFGTGVLVRPSDTAWVLVTALVLIALMVWWRRGLVFSSFDPDGAKVRGLPVSFLAGFILVAIAFTVSIATRALGALPVFAFSVLPAMAAIALARNPTAAMLLAALFGALGGVGGYMLAFFGDFPVGASQSVFCALLAVLALSARALVPSPKHA, from the coding sequence ATGCCTGACGTCATGCAGCCCCTTCTGGACTTCCTGAACGGCTGGGAGCTGTTCCGCGACCCCATCCTCTGCGGCATGGGGGCCGGGGCCGTCCTCGGGATGCTCGGGGTGTTCATCGTCCTGCGCCGGATGGTCTTCATCTCGGCCGCCCTCTCCCAGGCGGCGGGCCTCGGAGTGGCGCTCGCCTTCTTCGCCCAGATCCACCTGGGAATCGCCGCGAGCCTCGCGGACCCGCGCCTCGGGGCACTGGTGCTGACGCTCTTGGCCGCGGGCCTCTTGCGGAAGGAGCCGAAAGGCCGCCTCAGCCGCGAGGGCCTGCTCGGGATGGCCTACCTGGTGGGTGCCGCGGGCACGCTCATGGTGGGCACCCGGATCACCCAGGAGGCCCACGACATCCAGGCCATCCTCTTCGGGACCGGCGTGCTGGTACGGCCCTCCGATACCGCCTGGGTCCTGGTCACGGCCCTGGTCCTCATCGCCTTGATGGTCTGGTGGCGGCGCGGGCTCGTCTTCTCGAGCTTCGACCCGGACGGGGCCAAGGTGCGGGGGCTGCCCGTGAGCTTCCTGGCTGGCTTCATCCTGGTGGCGATCGCCTTCACCGTCTCGATCGCCACCCGCGCGCTCGGGGCGCTGCCGGTCTTCGCCTTCAGCGTGCTGCCCGCCATGGCGGCAATCGCCCTGGCGCGCAACCCGACCGCCGCCATGCTCCTCGCGGCCCTCTTCGGGGCCCTCGGCGGCGTCGGCGGCTACATGCTGGCCTTCTTCGGGGACTTCCCGGTCGGCGCGAGCCAGAGCGTGTTCTGCGCGCTGCTCGCGGTGCTCGCCCTCTCAGCCCGGGCCCTCGTGCCATCCCCCAAACACGCCTGA
- a CDS encoding universal stress protein, whose amino-acid sequence MKILVATDDSRHSQLALERAAQFASANAAEVTVLTVSTLVNFATFGGLGYAPEAIYELPSKEDAEALLAKAAAFLKEKGIDARTVHRIGAPADMILAEAEKLHADLIIVGSHGRTGLQRFLLGSVSSAVVTHSTCSVLVTKGALSGATIEPSALTAADPA is encoded by the coding sequence ATGAAAATTCTCGTTGCTACCGATGACTCGCGCCACTCCCAGCTCGCCCTGGAGCGCGCCGCGCAGTTCGCCAGCGCCAACGCCGCCGAAGTCACCGTCCTGACCGTCTCGACCCTCGTCAACTTCGCCACCTTCGGCGGTCTGGGCTACGCGCCCGAGGCGATCTACGAACTGCCCAGCAAAGAAGATGCCGAGGCCCTGCTCGCCAAGGCGGCCGCCTTCTTGAAGGAGAAGGGGATCGACGCCCGCACGGTCCACCGGATCGGGGCGCCGGCCGATATGATCCTCGCTGAAGCCGAGAAGCTTCATGCCGACCTGATCATCGTCGGCTCTCACGGCCGGACGGGCCTCCAGCGCTTCCTGCTCGGCAGCGTTTCCAGCGCGGTGGTCACCCACTCCACCTGCTCGGTGCTGGTCACCAAGGGAGCCCTGAGCGGCGCAACGATCGAGCCTTCCGCGCTCACCGCCGCCGACCCGGCCTAG
- a CDS encoding metal ABC transporter ATP-binding protein — protein MPTSEVRPVVEANGLLVGYQGKAVLPPLSFAIQPGELWVLAGRNGSGKSTLLKTILGLLAPVGGALGRAPGASIAYLPQRQALDPIVPMRARDIVAEGVEAGWSFLKPWLGKEEKDRIREALAFTGTEALAERNFTELSEGQKQRVLLARALAARPQLMLLDEPTSAMDLTAEQEAIDLLDRLRKQLNTAVLLVSHHLPAAVKAADQVLFVDAEHQKALVGPVSAVAADSTFRRQFAGLTGELTPLNPQPHEERSANA, from the coding sequence ATGCCCACTAGCGAAGTGAGGCCCGTCGTCGAGGCGAACGGGCTTTTGGTCGGATACCAGGGGAAGGCGGTGCTGCCGCCCCTCTCCTTCGCCATCCAGCCCGGGGAGCTCTGGGTGCTCGCCGGGCGCAACGGCTCGGGCAAGTCGACCCTGCTCAAGACCATCCTGGGCCTGCTTGCGCCAGTGGGCGGCGCGCTCGGGCGTGCCCCCGGAGCGAGCATCGCCTATCTGCCCCAGCGCCAGGCCCTGGACCCCATCGTGCCCATGCGCGCGCGCGACATCGTCGCCGAGGGGGTCGAGGCGGGCTGGAGCTTCCTCAAGCCGTGGCTCGGCAAAGAGGAGAAGGATCGGATCCGCGAGGCCTTGGCCTTCACGGGCACCGAGGCGCTCGCCGAGCGCAACTTCACCGAGCTCTCCGAAGGCCAGAAGCAGCGGGTGCTGCTCGCCCGCGCGCTCGCTGCCCGCCCGCAGCTCATGCTGCTCGACGAGCCCACCTCGGCCATGGACCTGACCGCCGAGCAAGAGGCGATCGACTTGCTCGATCGGCTGCGCAAGCAGCTGAACACGGCGGTCCTCTTGGTCAGCCACCACCTGCCCGCGGCGGTCAAGGCCGCCGACCAGGTCCTCTTCGTGGACGCCGAGCACCAGAAGGCCCTGGTGGGGCCCGTTTCCGCGGTCGCCGCCGACTCCACCTTCCGCCGCCAGTTCGCCGGCCTGACGGGCGAGCTGACGCCCTTGAACCCGCAACCCCACGAGGAGCGTTCCGCCAATGCCTGA
- a CDS encoding DNA starvation/stationary phase protection protein, with protein sequence MAQIKSPLKEQAIQGVAVELQSSLVEMIDLSLLGKQAHWNVFGPNFLSLHQQLDTLVDAFRLLSDEMAERCVTLGVSPDGLAKTVASHSRLDPLPPGRIPDAQAIELMCDRMGTVIQRQRERLEKIEAQDPVTHDLFIKSLETLEKHHWMLRSQKA encoded by the coding sequence GTGGCGCAGATCAAATCCCCCCTCAAGGAGCAGGCCATCCAGGGGGTGGCCGTCGAGCTCCAGAGCTCGCTGGTCGAGATGATCGACCTGTCGCTCTTGGGCAAGCAAGCCCACTGGAACGTGTTCGGCCCCAACTTCCTCTCGCTGCACCAGCAGCTCGACACCCTGGTCGATGCGTTCCGGCTGCTCTCGGACGAGATGGCCGAGCGCTGCGTGACCCTCGGCGTGAGCCCCGACGGGCTCGCCAAGACGGTCGCGAGCCACAGCCGGCTGGATCCCCTGCCGCCGGGCCGGATCCCCGACGCGCAAGCGATCGAGCTGATGTGCGATCGCATGGGCACCGTCATCCAGCGGCAGCGCGAACGCCTCGAAAAAATCGAAGCGCAGGACCCGGTCACCCACGACCTGTTCATCAAGAGCCTCGAGACCCTCGAGAAACACCACTGGATGCTGCGATCCCAGAAGGCCTGA